From the genome of Ardenticatenales bacterium:
CCCAGCATCAGTTTCGATGGCAGCCGCCTCATTTACACCTCCTACGCCACCAACATCGTCCCCAACGACTCCAACCGCGAGGAATTTATCCGCGACGGCAACGATGTCTTCCTGTACGAATGGGGGAGCAACACGAATGTGCGCATCAGCGTGGACGTGTTCGGCCAGCAGGTGATTGGCAACAGCTTTGGCGGTGTCATTTCCGGCAACGGTCGGTACGCCTATTTTGTTTCCGAAGCGCCCAACCTCATTCCCGGTATTTCGCCCGACCCGACCAGTTGCAGCGACCCCATCCTCGTGGGCATTCACTGCGGCCTCATTTATCGCAAAGACCTGGACACCGGCGCGCTGGAAGTTCTGGACAATGACGCCTACGATGGCCTCCCCTCCAACGGTGTTCACGTCATGGGTAACGTCGATTACAGTGGTCGCTACCTCGTCTTCTACTCCTACGCCACCAATCTGGCTCCGGGGGCGCTGGGCGGCGGCGAATTCTACAACGTCTACCTCTACGATCACCAAACGGACAGCTTTACGTTGGTGAGCAAGAACCCCAACGGCGGCGGCGGTGGCAATGCGGACAGCGGGCAGACGCGCATCAGCCCTGATGGGAAATACATCATCTTCAAATCGGACGCCACCAATCTCGTCGCCGGTGACACCAACGACCAGCCCGACGCTTTCCTTTACGAGGTGGCAACGGGGCAAATTCGCCGCGTCAATATGACGCAGAGCGGTGATCAGACCAATGGCCTTTCGCGCGAGCTGTCCATTTGTGAGGGCGGGCGCATTGTCACTTTTAGCACGGACGCGAACAACGTGATCCCCAATGACACCAACGGCGTGCGCGACATCTTCTTCTATGACATGGTCAGCGACCAGGTGCGCGTCGTCAGTCAGGCTCCTGGCGGGCAGCTAGGCGATCTGGCTTCGCACAAGGCGGTGGTTTCCCCTGACTGCCACGGCATGGCGATTTCCTCGGAAGCGACCAACTTCATTCCCGGCGACGGCAACGGGAAACGGGACATCTTCTGGGCGGAGATTGTGCGTCCGGCCACGTTCCTGGCCTCCACGCTCACGGCGCCACCTTCCGCCGTGCCGGGCGAGACGATCAAGTACAAATTGCATGTGGTCAACAGCGGTGATGAGGCGGGCGCGGCGACGGTTTATGTGCCCATTCCTGCCGGTGCGACGTATGTTGCCGGCAGCGTGTCGTTGGGCGGCAGCTACAATGCGGCGCAGAATCGCATCGAATGGAGCGGTAGTCTGGATGGCGGCCTCAGCCTGACCATCTCCTACGACGTAGTGATAGACCCCGGATTGACGGCGTTTACGTTGGTGCGCAGCAGCGGCAGCGTCACCAGTGGCTCCGTCACGGGCAACGTCAGCAACACGGTTGCCGTGAATGCGACGAATTGGACTTTTCTGCCTGTGTCGGCGCAGTCAAGCGTTGTTTATCCTTGATGGATTTGTACTCGAGTGGTGAAATCCACTGATGGTGATTGGAGTCGAGGCTTTAGCCGGGTCAACCCTTATATCTGGGCCGGCTGAAGCTTCCACGCCAAAAACGCCAGAGTCCAGTTGCGTAAACGATTACATAAACGATTGCCTAAGGGTGTGTTTCATTTCAATTGACTGTTGCTTGCTGTAGGACAATTCGCTGAATTGTCCTCCGCCGTGAAGGGACAATTTAGGCAAATTGTCCTACGGCGCGGGCAGCCTGAGCAACCCATTTGAAACACACCCATTGCCTAAACCATTGCGAACCATTCGCCAGTTTGCCCATTCGCGCTCACTGCGCCAGGGAATGGTGCTCATCTTGGGCACAACCCTGGCCTACGGCCTCGACTACCTCTTTAACCTTGTCGCCGGGCGCATCCTCGCACCGCCCCAGTTCGGCACCCTTGTCGCCCTGGCGGGGGCCGGTCAGGTGCTGGTCGTGGCCTCCCGCGTCATCCAGACCGTCATCACCCGCTACGTCACCGAATTCCAGTCCGGGCCAGATGGCGCGACGCGCACCGCCGCCTTCTTTCGCCGCATCTTTCCCGCCGCCTGGGCGTGGGGCGGGGGCGTCACGGTGCTGTTGCTGCTATTGAGCGTACCATTTGCCCGTTTCCTGCGCACCGACGACGTACCCGCCGTGATGGCCCTGGTGATTGCCGCCGTGTTGATGGCCGTGCGCCCGGTGGTGGGGGGCGTGCTGCAAGGGACACAGCGATTTGCCGCTCTGGGCAGCGTGCAGATTGTGCAGGCGGGGCTGCGTCTGGTGGCGGGCGTTCTCTTGATGCTGGCGGGGTGGGGCGCGTTTGGGGCGATGGCGGCGCTGCCGGTTGCCAGCGGCGCGGCGCTGCTGTTTGGCCTGTGGCTGCTGGGCAAGGATGTGTGGCGACCCACGCCGGGCGCGCGTCATCAGGTGGCTTTCGCGGATCTGCTGCGCTACGGTTCCTACGCCGGCGCGGGCTTGATCGGGTACGCACTGCTGGCGAATATGGATGCGATCCTGGCGCGGCGCTTCTTTACGCCGGAGATGGCCGGCAATTATGGCGCGGCGGTGACGCTGGGGAAGGTGGTGCAGTTCTTCCCGCTGGCGATTGTGATGATCTTGTTCCCGAAGGCGGCGCAACGACGGGCGGAAAAACGGGATCCTGCCGGCATTCTCCTCCCGGCGATGTTGATTGTGGGCTTGCTCTGCGGCGGCGTGGCCCTCGTCTACTTTCTCTTTCCCGACGCCATCGTGCGCCTCACCCTCGGCAGCGAATATCAGGTGTCCGGGTTGCTTTTGGGGCTGCTGGGCGTGGCGATGACGCTGCTCTCCCTGGCGAATGTGTGGCTCAACTACTTCCTCTCGCTCAACCTGACCGGGTATGTGTACCTGGTGTGGGTGGCGATTGTGCTGCAGGCGGTGTTGATGGCGTTGTTTCATGGCGCGTTGTGGCATTTGCCGGCCATTGCCACCGGAACGGGGTTGTGGTTGACGCTGGCCGGGGGCGTGATGTTCTGGCGGGCGCGGCGGCGGGGGTTGGCGGGGATGGGGGACTGACGTGCATCCCAAGTTGCTCACTTTTCGCTATAAGTTGTTTCGTTATCGGGCGGTGGAGCGGGCGTTAGTTGCCGGCATTGGCGCGGGACGACTGCTGGACATTGGCTGTGGCGATGGCGAAAATCTGTTGCGTTTTGCCGGCCTGCCCGCCCGCCGCGTGGGCTTGGAGGTTTCCGGGCCGCGGCTGCGCCAGGCGCGCGCCCACGGCCTGGACGTGCTGCAAGCGACGGGCACGCGGCTACCCTTCCCGGACGCCGCCTTCGACATGATTTACGTGGCGCACGTGCTGCACCACGTCGCCGACTACCCCGCCGTCCTCGCGGAAATTCGCCGCTGCCTGGCCCCCGGCGGCGTGTTGTTCCTGGTGGAAACCGTCACCGACCACCCGCTGCTGCGCCTGGCGCGCCGCCTATATCCCGTCTGGCGCGGTGACGCGGTGGAGGCCGACTGGCGCTACGCGGACCTGGTGCAAATACTGGAGCGGGCCGGCTTCCAGGTGCGGCAAAGCGGGCGCTACAATCTGCTGTTCTTCCTCTGGGAGATGTTCCCCCTTGCCTTTTGGCCGCTGGAAATCTTCACGCCCATCTTCGTTTACCTGGACCTGCTGCTGGCGAAATTCCTCTCCCGCTATGCCGTACACTGCTATTTTGTCGCGGCGGTCAGCTAAAGAAAAGTCTGCATAGACAATAGACGGGTTGCAAGACGGATTGAAATCAGTATGATTGAGCCGAATTTAGGACTTGCGTTCCATAAAATGAGGAAATCATCATGACTTTACCCCTTTTCAGTGGCCCGGTAGAGGTTTCCGCGAAGTATGACGAAAGTGCGGACGTGGTCTTGTTTGGCGGCGACGTCAACGCATTTGTTGATACACTCCCCGCCGACTCCGTCAAACTCATTGTCACCTCACCGCCCTATAATCTGGGCAAGGCTTATGAGGATCGCGTTTCTATTGAGGCTTATCTCGACAAACAAGCGGAGACGATTGAGAAACTCTACCACGTATTGCATCCGCGAGGGAGCATTTGCTGGCAGGTCGGAAATTTCGTGGAGGATGGGGAAGTGTTCCCCCTGGACATTTACTACTATCCGATCTTTAAGCGTCTTGGGCTATACCTGCGCAACCGCATCGTCTGGCACTTTGGGCATGGCCTGCATACGAGCAAGCGGTTTTCGGGCCGTTATGAAACGATCCTCTGGTTCACAAAAGGGAAGGCGTATACGTTTAACCTCGACCCGGTGCGCGTGCCGTCCAAGTATCCGGGGAAACGGCATTATAAGGGGCGAAATAAGGGGAAGCCTTCCGGAAATCCCAAAGGGAAGAACCCGTCTGATGTCTGGCAAGGTTTGGCCGCGGAATGGGAGGGAGGGTTTTGGGAGATACCCAATGTGAAATCCAATCATCCTGAGAAAACGGTCCACCCGTGCCAGTTTCCGGTGGAATTGGTGGAACGGTGTGTGTTGGCGCTGACGGATGAGGGTGACTGGGTTTTTGACCCCTACGCCGGAGTGGGTTCGGCACTAATTGCGGCGATTAAGCAGGGGCGCAAGGCCATGGGAAGTGGAAAGGAACCGGCGTATGCGGAGATTGCCAGGGAACGAATTGCCGCTTACTACGGTGGCGCGTTGCGGTTGCGACCGATGGGGAAGCCGGTACACAAACCTTCCGGGAATGAAAAAGTGGCGCAGATTCCACCGGAATGGGATGCGGGCGAACAGCAGTGGCTTTTCGAGAAGAAGGAGTGGTATCAGTGAGAATTGGCGGTATCTATTCTTTCAAAGGCGGTAGGGAGACAATTGAAGCCCATTTCGCCGGGGAATTGCAAGAGATTGAGCAAACTATTGCTGATCTTGGGAGTCACAGTATGATCTTATTCGCAAAGCGATCATGATGCTGCTGCAAGTTGAACGATGACAAGATTACTTTTGATTGCCCTGGACGGAGCGACGTGGGATTTGTTGCGGCCGTGGATGAATGCCGGCAGATGCAAAAACCCCCGTTAGCGGAAATTGTCTAGCAAGGCGCGGATGCCGGCAAGATTGTCGTTCCAATCCGCGTCCGTATAACTGGGCAGTAGCACGGAGATGGCGGGGATGCCCTGATCGTCGAGCCAGTTGGTGTTGTCTCTCTGAGGCGCACGCTTCTCCAAGAACCACGGCGACCGGATTCCGCGCCAGGATGAAATCGCGCAATGTGGTGGTTTCCGGTTCGGAAAAGGTCTCCGCGCCGCCAGCCCCGGTAACGATCTGATTGTGCCATGTGGGATTGGCGGTCCAGCGACAGCCCCAGTTCCGATTCAGGTCTACGCCGCGGGCGTTGAAGCGACCGCGTAGTTCTCCGGGCGCGGAGGGACTGTTGACTGGCAGTTGGTAACTGCTAAGCCAGATTGGACCAATTTTCTCAGGGAGCGGGGGTGAATAGTTACCAAATATCCACCAGACGACCCAGAGACCGGGGAATACATGGAGTCGGTGGACAAGGTGGCGTTCGGTATATTGCCAGGTGAGCTTACAAGAATCAGCCGATGCAGAAGGGGGGGGGGATGAAGGCCATTGCGGCTTGTTTTTCGAGCCATATTCGGAGCCAAGAAGTAGGCAACTCAACCGATTGTTGGTACGGTTTTTGAGGAAGCCTGTGTCAGGTCTAATAGCGCCGCATCATACGTCGGGGCCACATGTCGCCAGTCGTAGTGCGCGGCGCTGCCGGCATTTTCCCCCGCCATCCCCCGAACATCATCCAGGTGCGTCAGCGCCCAGGTCAGTTTTTCCACCAACTGCGCCTGCGTATCATACAGGCACGCCTCGTGTGCCGTGGGCGGGAGCAGTTCCGGGTAGCTGAGGCGGCGCGGCAGCAGGGGGAATGTGTGGCAGTAGATGGCTTCCAGGATACTGATGCCGAAGAATTCATGATGGGCAGTGGAGATGGTGACGTCCGCCTGCCACAACAGGCGACGATAGTCGTCAGACTTCGCGTAGCCAAAATGAATGATGCGGGGGGCCAGCCGGGATCGGGCTTCATCAAACTCGGCGGGGCGGCGGCGGAAGTTTTCACCACAGAGGGCAAGGCGGAAGGGAATGCCGGCATCCACCACCCCATACAACGCCGCAAAAAAATCCGCCGGATTCTTGTCATACTCCCACCGCTGATTCCACAAAATCAGCGGCGGTTCGGCGGCGGACCGCGGCGCGGCAGGCGGCTGCAAACGCGCCAGATCAATCCCCACCGGCAGCACGCGGCTCTTATCGTGGATCGTCCCCACGGACGCCAACTCGTTCGCCTCTGGGAAATGCTTGAGGAAGTCGGGCAGCGCCGCGAGGAAGGCGTCGTGGTGATAATGGGAGTTGAACCAGACCTGATCGGCGGCCAGGGCGGAGGCGTAGTTGATGAAGGCGTAATGCTGGTCTCGCTGCCCCAACTGCCGCCGCCAGGGGCCGTCCTTGCCCGGACGTGGGGTGGGGTAGGTGAGTTGGTTTTCGTGGCAGTAGAGGATGGTGGGAATGCCGGCATTTCTCACCCGTGTCAGCGCCAGAAAAGTCGTCAGATCAAGCATGTCCGTTGCCATAAGAACGTCCGGCTGCCAGCTATGCGCCAGGAACCGGCGCGCCAGGGTGATGGCACCGCCATGCATGCGCCACTTCCAGTATCGTGCCGGCATCGTCAACAACCGCACCTCATGCCCACTGTGCCGCTGATACCCCTCCGCCCACGCCCGATGACTGCCGCCATGATACGGCGAAATGAGCATCACCTTCATAGCCGCCGCATCTTTTCGGCATTTCCGTCAAAATGATGATATAAATAGGGAAAATGCGGAATCGACTGCCGTGCTTCACTCGCACAAAGTGATATGCCGGCATTTGTGAAAATTATCATAAGACTAGCCACCATGCCCATTCTGTTGTATCATACCGCCGATTTGTGCTGTCTGAAGACACGCATCGTGCCACAAACCGCTTTGTTCACAAATGGAACATGAACTGTACTGGGATGCAACATACGCCATCGCCCGCGCGCTCATGCAACAGCACCCCAATCTCTCTCCCGAGGACGTCGGCCTGGAAGAACTCACGGACCTGGTCATCAAATTGCCCGGATTCGCCGATGATGAAGCCCTCGTCAACGAACAAATTCTACTCGACATCATCAAAGTCTGGTACGAGGAGGAAACAGAGTAAATGACAACAACCACTGGCATGTTAGCCCCCGATATGCCCATTCCAGACGAAGTGGCTAACAACATCTTCATCACCAGCCTGGACAAAATCTACAACTGGTCGCGGCGCAATTCCGTCTGGCCCATGGTTTTTGGCCTGGCCTGCTGCGCCATCGAAATGATCTGCACCGCTTCCAGCCGCTTTGACCTGGCCCGCTTTGGCATGGAGGTCTTCCGCGCCACGCCGCGCCAATCCGACCTGATGATCGTCTCCGGCACGGTGACGAAAAAGATGGTCCCCACCATCGTTCGCCTCTACAACCAGATGCCGGAACCGCGCTACGTCCTCAGCATGGGCGCGTGCGCCAGCGGCGGCGGTCCCTTCAAGGAAGGATACAACGTCGTGGACGGCATCGACAAATTCATTCCCGTAGACGTCTACGTGCCCGGCTGCCCGCCCACGCCGCAAGCCCTCATTAACGGCTTGATCGCCCTGCAAGAGAAGATTGACCAACAGTCGGTGACGACCGTACCCTGGTATCGTCGTGACACCCCCGCCGAATTCGTTCCCATCCCCGTGCTTGGCCCTGACCTGGTTGATGTGCGCCAACTGGAGATTATTCGGGAGCAAGCCCGGCAAGAAAGTTAACGGAGAAAGGTTTCAACATGAGCGATTCGGTGATGGAAGCAGAAGCAGTGGCCGTCGATCCGGTTGCGGATGCCATTGCTGCCTTAAAAGAGAAGTACGCGGATGTTTTGATGGATGATCCGCGTCAGAACTATACGGGTTTGATTGTGCCGGCAGATCACCTCCTGGACGTAGCTCAAACCCTGCGCGAAGACCTGGGATTTAACTACCTTTCCAGCGTCACCGGCGTGGACCTCATCGACGACAACAAAATGGAAGTCGTCTACCACACCTACAGCATCGACAAGGGCGGTAGCGCCGTCGTCCTCAAAGTCCAGGTAGACCGCGATGACCCCGTCGTCCCCTCCCTCACACCCGCCTGGCCCGGCGCTGATTTCCAGGAACGCGAGGCATGGGACCTGCTGGGCATTCGCTTTGACGGCCATCCCTACCTGAAGCGCATCCTCATGTGGGATGGCTTTGCCGGGCATCCGCTGCGCAAGGATTGGAAAGAAGCCTTCTACGAGGAAGAGAAAAAGCCCTTTGGCTCCCGCTGGCCCGGTGGTGACGTCTACCGCGCGGAAACCCTTAACCCCTACGGCAGAAACGTCAAATACCCCGGCGGATGGCTCCCCGATGACCTCGCCATCGACACGGACGCCGAAGTGTACGCCGGCCTCACCGTTTCTCATCCCTCCTACATGAAGACGGACACTGTCACCGTGAACCTGGGGCCGCAGCACCCTTCCACCCACGGCGTGTTCCGCATGGTCGTCACCCTGGACGGCGAGACCATCGTGGACCTCAAGCCCGTCATGGGGTATTTGCACCGCAACCACGAGAAAATCGGCGAACGAAACACCTGGCTGCAAAACATCCCCTACACGGACCGGCTCGACTACCTCGCCTCTATGTGCAACAACCACGGCTATGTCTTGGCCGTGGAGAAACTCCTCGGTTCTAGCGTGCCAGAGCGCGTCGAATGGATCCGCATCCTCATGGCGGAGTTGACGCGAATCGCCAACCATCTGTGGGCGTTGGGCTTCCTCCTCAACGACCTGGGCGCGCTGCAAACCCCCATGCTCTACTTCTACATTGAGCGCGAATTGATTCTGGACTTCTTTGAAGCTGCCGCCGGTTCACGCATGATGTGCAACTACATGCGCTTTGGCGGCCTCGCCTTTGACCTACCCAAAGTGGTGCGCGAACAGGAAACGATGTCTTTCTTGCGCGAACTGGTCGATGAGCGGCTGCCACGCGCAATGGAAGAGTGGCGTCGGTTGGTTGAAGGAAACGAGATCGTCCGCGCCCGCAGCATTGGCGTCGGCTACCTCTCGCCTGAGGATGCCATCGCCATGAGTTGCGCCGGTCCGCTGCTGCGCGCCAGCGGCGTCCCCTACGACGTGCGTCGCGCCGAACCGTATTCCTACTACGACAAACTCGATTGGGACGTGGCCGTTCGCTACAATGGCGACGTGTATGATCGACTGCTGGTGCGCCTGGATGAAATGGAGCAGAGTCTGCGTATTCTGCGCCAGGTGCTGCCCCACCTGCAAGCAACCGCCGGCGGCCCGATTTTCGATGGCAAGCCGCAATACTCTATTCGCGTTCCCAAAGGGGGCGATGCCTATGGTCGCGTGGAGAATCCCAAAGGGGAACTCGGCTACTACGTCACCGCCACGCCCAAGGGCAGCAACCCGGAGCGTTACCACATTCGCGCCCCATCTTTCATCAACCTGACAGCGCTGGGGCCGATGTGCTTGAATCACAAAGTGGCCGATGTTGTCACCATTTTGGGCAGCATCGACATCGTGTTGGGCGAAGTGGACAGGTGATTTGAAGGCGGAAACGAGAAGGCGGAAATTGGCAGGTGACTCGCGCAAATCCTTCACCCTTCCGCCCTCGTCCTTCTACCTATTTAGTAACCACTAACGCTCTCTGGAGATTGGACCAATTTCACCAGAAAAATTGGTCCAATCCGGCTTAGCAGTTACCCTTTTTAAGGAGTTTGTATGTACGGATCAGGAATTCTTAAGGGAATGGCGGTAACGATCAAGCACTTCGTGAATACATACCGCGAGGACCTGGCCTGGTATTTCAAAGGTGGCCGTTATTACAATGACGAGGCACTGAAAGTGCGGCAGAGTTTGAAGGGCACGGGCGCCATTACGGTGAATTACCCCGAAGAGAAACTGCCCGTGCCAGAGCGTTTCCGCTTCGTTCCCTTTCTTGTGTCTGACGATCCGGCTCCGGGTCAGCAGTGGGGGCATGATTGGTGTACGTCCTGTGGCATTTGCGCCAAGGTGTGCCCGCCCCAGTGCATCTGGATCAAGCGCGGGACGCTGCCGAATGGGCGACCGAAGCCGGAACCGGAAGAGTTTTACATTGACATTGACATTTGCATGAACTGCGGCTTTTGCGCCGAGTATTGCCCGTTCGACGCGATTAAGATGGACCACGACTATGAACTGGCCAGCTATGATCGCACGTCCGCGCACATTCATGACAAAGAGCGCCTGAGCAAGCCGCTCAGTTACTGGCAGTCGATTGCGCCGGAGCGGGCGCGTATGGAAGCGGAAGTCCGCGATGCGGAGAAGGCCGCCAAAGAAAAGAAAAAGGCTGAACGCGGGCGCTAGCGTTGTTTTGAGTTTGGCTCAATCAATGGGAACGAGCCAAATGCCGGCATGATATTCAGGGGTGGCTTATACAAGTCACCCTTTTGCTTTGCCCACCCACCAACCAACACAACGGTGCGTCGGGCAAATGGAGGCGTATTGGGATGTTCAAAAAGAACCCGGTGACCGAAGAGGCCGTGAAGGCGGCTTTGTCTACCGTGATTGAGCCGGAGCTTCATCGGGACCTCGTCTCGCTCAACATGATCCGGAATTTGCAGGTGAGTGGTGGAGATGTGACGTTCACGATTATGCTGACCACGCCGGCTTGCCCCCTGCGCGGCAAGATGGAGGCGGACGCGCGCGCGGCGCTGTCGCACGTGGCGGGCATCACCAACGTAACCATCAACTGGGATGCCAACGTGCCCCGCGACCGCCGCATTGGGGAGCAGGTAGGGCAGCAGTTCCGCAACACGATTGCCGTCACCAGCGGCAAGGGCGGCGTAGGGAAATCAACGGTGTCCGTGAATCTGGCGGTGGCATTGGCGCAGAAAGGGGCGCGTGTGGGGCTGCTGGATGCGGATATTTTGGGGCCGAATGTGCCTATGATGATGGGGGTGGACCATCTGCCGCCGCCACGTAATCGCAAACTGGTGCCGGCAGAAAAATACGGCGTCAAATTCATCTCCATGGCCTTTCTCGTCAAACCGGACCAGCCCCTCATCTGGCGTGGCCCCATGTTGCACAGCGCCATCAACCAACTCCTCACCGACGTGGAGTGGGGCGAACTGGACTACCTGGTCGTGGACCTGCCACCGGGCACGGGTGACGCGCAGTTGACGCTGGCGCAGGTGTTGCCCGTCACCGGCGCGCTAATCGTGACGCAGCCGATGGCCGTGGCCGCCGCCGATGCCCTGCGCAGCTATAAGATGTTCGAGAAGCTGGATGTCTCCATTATTGGCGTGGTGGAGAACATGAGCGGCGAGTTTTTTGGCACGGGTGCCGGCAAAAAACTGGCCGACGACCACAACCTCCCCTATCTGGGTAGCATTCCCCTGGACATGAACGTGCGTGTTGGTGGCGACAGCGGCGAACCCGTCGTGGCTGCCCATCCCGACTCCCCGGCGGCGCAGGCGCTGCGCGAAATCAGCCAGCAAGTGGCCGCCCGCGTCAGTGTCCTCACGCTGGCGAATCAGTCCGACTTCATTCCCATCCAGTTGATTGGTTGACCCACATCCATCCCAGAGGATGCCGCGGAATGAGGTTCCGCCACGGAACCTCATTCCGGCTCAATTCGTGTCATTGCGCGCTCGTGAGAAGATGCGGCCAGGAAGGCCAGCGAGAGGGCCATCATCGCCAGGCTGAGGCTGGCGGGGTTGAAGGGCGCGGCATAAAGATGTGGCTGCACGAGCAAGGGGGCCATTCCCAACCCGATCAGCACCGCGATGTTCAGCCAGTGTAGGGGGCGCGCCAGGCGCGGCCAGAGGAACAACAGGCCGAAGAGAATTTCCAGCCAGCCGAAGATGGTGACGTATGTTTCTGGGGCGATAAATGCCGGCATCATCGCCCCCACCAACGCCGTTTCCCCCATCTGCGGAAACATCAGCTTCGGTACCAGCCCCTGGTAAAGCCACAGCAGCGCCAGCGCCCCATGAATCACCGCCTGAAAAGGCGACAACACATCCTCGTCAGCCATGATCGGAGCCATCCCCGCCGGAAAACGGTAAGCATACGTCCCCATCGTCCCTTGCCCCCAACCCTCATCCTCCTCACGCTCGCCGCCACGGAGGGCCTGCTGCCTGTCCAGAAAACGTTCCGCCAACCTCAAGCCCACCTGCGCCTCCCGGTCCAGCGCCAGCGCATGAACCGTAAAAGCCGCCCGCGACGCTTGCCGCCGGGCGAACGCGCGCCGCAGCCGCTCATGCGCCTGCCAGCCCCGCCACCACTGCCGCGCCGCATGGAGGAAGGCCGCCGCCAGGCCCAACGTCAGCCCCACCAGCGGGGGCGCGTCGCGCAGGGCGGCCATCAGCACGGTGAAGATAAACAACGCCGCCACAATGGCTACGATTTCCAAACGATTCCGACAGGAGCCGGGAGGAGGATTGGTCTGCTGCATGGCTGGCGAACTCCACGGCTGGAGGTTGGCGTCGAACGGGATGCCAGCCCCTCAGTTTCTTGCCTTCCGGCGCGAGTGATAACGGTAACAGCGCGAACAAACGCCAGTATAACAATGACCTTCTCTTTTCTCCAGGTTCAATTGCCGGCATTACGCGAACCCAAGATTGAGTTCACTGAAAAAACCGGGTTTTTTGATTGTCCGGCTGAAATTACCAGAGTGGTTCATGTGTAAAAACCCGGTTTTTGACCTTTTTTCAGTAGAGCCAAGATTATTCGCGCGTGATTTCTGCTTTACGTAATACGATTCACACATTACAATAGACCCATGAGCCTGGATAATCCTTTCTTTCATCGTGGCGCCATCCGGCGGGCGCAAGAATTTCATGGCCGGGGCAAGGAGATTGCCCAGATTTTGGGTTTGCTGCGCAACGGACAGAGTGTCTCTCTCATTGGTCCGCGCCGTATTG
Proteins encoded in this window:
- a CDS encoding PD40 domain-containing protein, whose product is MSTGKLHHAAKLSSLLLLILLLSGAFWVRQARSEVRNFEFVSIGNGGVAANGDSFSPTLSYDGRYIAFMSWDTGWFPEDGNNALCLPAINCMDIFMRDRVTGETRKVTFAYDGGMTTDDSGEPSISFDGSRLIYTSYATNIVPNDSNREEFIRDGNDVFLYEWGSNTNVRISVDVFGQQVIGNSFGGVISGNGRYAYFVSEAPNLIPGISPDPTSCSDPILVGIHCGLIYRKDLDTGALEVLDNDAYDGLPSNGVHVMGNVDYSGRYLVFYSYATNLAPGALGGGEFYNVYLYDHQTDSFTLVSKNPNGGGGGNADSGQTRISPDGKYIIFKSDATNLVAGDTNDQPDAFLYEVATGQIRRVNMTQSGDQTNGLSRELSICEGGRIVTFSTDANNVIPNDTNGVRDIFFYDMVSDQVRVVSQAPGGQLGDLASHKAVVSPDCHGMAISSEATNFIPGDGNGKRDIFWAEIVRPATFLASTLTAPPSAVPGETIKYKLHVVNSGDEAGAATVYVPIPAGATYVAGSVSLGGSYNAAQNRIEWSGSLDGGLSLTISYDVVIDPGLTAFTLVRSSGSVTSGSVTGNVSNTVAVNATNWTFLPVSAQSSVVYP
- a CDS encoding oligosaccharide flippase family protein; amino-acid sequence: MPKPLRTIRQFAHSRSLRQGMVLILGTTLAYGLDYLFNLVAGRILAPPQFGTLVALAGAGQVLVVASRVIQTVITRYVTEFQSGPDGATRTAAFFRRIFPAAWAWGGGVTVLLLLLSVPFARFLRTDDVPAVMALVIAAVLMAVRPVVGGVLQGTQRFAALGSVQIVQAGLRLVAGVLLMLAGWGAFGAMAALPVASGAALLFGLWLLGKDVWRPTPGARHQVAFADLLRYGSYAGAGLIGYALLANMDAILARRFFTPEMAGNYGAAVTLGKVVQFFPLAIVMILFPKAAQRRAEKRDPAGILLPAMLIVGLLCGGVALVYFLFPDAIVRLTLGSEYQVSGLLLGLLGVAMTLLSLANVWLNYFLSLNLTGYVYLVWVAIVLQAVLMALFHGALWHLPAIATGTGLWLTLAGGVMFWRARRRGLAGMGD
- a CDS encoding class I SAM-dependent methyltransferase, translating into MHPKLLTFRYKLFRYRAVERALVAGIGAGRLLDIGCGDGENLLRFAGLPARRVGLEVSGPRLRQARAHGLDVLQATGTRLPFPDAAFDMIYVAHVLHHVADYPAVLAEIRRCLAPGGVLFLVETVTDHPLLRLARRLYPVWRGDAVEADWRYADLVQILERAGFQVRQSGRYNLLFFLWEMFPLAFWPLEIFTPIFVYLDLLLAKFLSRYAVHCYFVAAVS
- a CDS encoding site-specific DNA-methyltransferase, which codes for MTLPLFSGPVEVSAKYDESADVVLFGGDVNAFVDTLPADSVKLIVTSPPYNLGKAYEDRVSIEAYLDKQAETIEKLYHVLHPRGSICWQVGNFVEDGEVFPLDIYYYPIFKRLGLYLRNRIVWHFGHGLHTSKRFSGRYETILWFTKGKAYTFNLDPVRVPSKYPGKRHYKGRNKGKPSGNPKGKNPSDVWQGLAAEWEGGFWEIPNVKSNHPEKTVHPCQFPVELVERCVLALTDEGDWVFDPYAGVGSALIAAIKQGRKAMGSGKEPAYAEIARERIAAYYGGALRLRPMGKPVHKPSGNEKVAQIPPEWDAGEQQWLFEKKEWYQ
- a CDS encoding DUF3524 domain-containing protein, with the translated sequence MKVMLISPYHGGSHRAWAEGYQRHSGHEVRLLTMPARYWKWRMHGGAITLARRFLAHSWQPDVLMATDMLDLTTFLALTRVRNAGIPTILYCHENQLTYPTPRPGKDGPWRRQLGQRDQHYAFINYASALAADQVWFNSHYHHDAFLAALPDFLKHFPEANELASVGTIHDKSRVLPVGIDLARLQPPAAPRSAAEPPLILWNQRWEYDKNPADFFAALYGVVDAGIPFRLALCGENFRRRPAEFDEARSRLAPRIIHFGYAKSDDYRRLLWQADVTISTAHHEFFGISILEAIYCHTFPLLPRRLSYPELLPPTAHEACLYDTQAQLVEKLTWALTHLDDVRGMAGENAGSAAHYDWRHVAPTYDAALLDLTQASSKTVPTIG
- the iscX gene encoding Fe-S cluster assembly protein IscX, whose amino-acid sequence is MEHELYWDATYAIARALMQQHPNLSPEDVGLEELTDLVIKLPGFADDEALVNEQILLDIIKVWYEEETE
- the nuoB gene encoding NADH-quinone oxidoreductase subunit NuoB, which encodes MLAPDMPIPDEVANNIFITSLDKIYNWSRRNSVWPMVFGLACCAIEMICTASSRFDLARFGMEVFRATPRQSDLMIVSGTVTKKMVPTIVRLYNQMPEPRYVLSMGACASGGGPFKEGYNVVDGIDKFIPVDVYVPGCPPTPQALINGLIALQEKIDQQSVTTVPWYRRDTPAEFVPIPVLGPDLVDVRQLEIIREQARQES